One window of Chryseobacterium indologenes genomic DNA carries:
- a CDS encoding helix-turn-helix transcriptional regulator codes for MNDHYLKKLDRVTAILTQLQSKPVVRAQDLAEKFDVSIRTIYRDVKTLENAGIPIVGEAGNGYSLMDGYKLPPIMFTKEEVLSFITAEKLMQKFSHQSLGSHYQAAMEKVRSVLRNSDKNLIQNIEKQIDVFSFHTDSGDSLKNVIPIILESIADKTQLNIRYQTVDGRVDNRTIETVGMFFEFNFWYIMAFCTLRKDFRQFRIDRILEISKTLNPFLQEYGQVNDYRKKSNGNKVRAKLLVDKKIMSHLVNSKKYYGLTEEVETEQGVELTFETEWISDGFPRWLITFADYATVLEPESLRVRLNELLVKMVERHQ; via the coding sequence ATGAACGATCACTATCTTAAAAAACTTGATCGGGTAACGGCTATCCTTACCCAGTTACAGTCTAAACCTGTTGTTCGGGCGCAGGATCTGGCTGAAAAGTTCGATGTAAGTATCAGAACCATTTACCGTGATGTAAAAACTTTGGAAAACGCAGGGATTCCCATTGTGGGTGAAGCAGGTAACGGCTATTCTTTAATGGACGGCTACAAACTTCCTCCCATTATGTTTACTAAGGAAGAGGTATTAAGTTTCATTACCGCCGAAAAGCTGATGCAGAAATTTTCCCACCAAAGTTTGGGAAGCCATTATCAGGCAGCCATGGAAAAAGTACGCTCAGTATTGAGAAATTCTGATAAAAATCTTATTCAGAATATTGAAAAGCAGATTGATGTTTTTAGTTTCCATACCGATTCCGGAGATTCTCTTAAAAATGTGATTCCTATTATTTTAGAAAGCATTGCAGACAAAACCCAACTAAATATCAGATATCAGACAGTAGATGGAAGGGTAGACAACAGAACTATTGAAACTGTCGGGATGTTTTTTGAGTTTAATTTTTGGTATATCATGGCATTCTGTACCCTGAGAAAAGATTTCAGGCAATTTCGGATAGACCGGATTTTAGAGATTTCAAAAACCCTGAATCCCTTTTTACAGGAATACGGACAGGTGAATGACTACCGTAAAAAATCAAACGGAAATAAAGTCAGAGCTAAACTTTTGGTAGACAAAAAAATAATGTCTCATCTGGTGAATTCCAAAAAATATTATGGCCTCACAGAAGAAGTGGAAACTGAACAAGGAGTAGAACTCACTTTTGAAACAGAATGGATCAGCGATGGATTTCCCCGCTGGCTTATCACCTTTGCAGACTATGCCACCGTTCTGGAACCTGAAAGTCTGCGTGTCCGTTTGAATGAACTGCTCGTAAAAATGGTTGAAAGACATCAATAA